The DNA region CTGCCGCATCGCGCGGGGCGAACTGCCCGTGCACCGGGTCCATGAGGACGCGCATATCCTGGCCTTCCTGGACCTGCATCCGATCCGGCCCGGCCATTGCCTGATCATCCCCAAGCGGCATTACCCCTGGTTCGAGGACCTGCCCGAGGCGCTGGCCACCCGCATCACCGGCTGCGCCCAGCGCCTGGCCCGGCGCATGAAGGCGCTTTACGCGGTCGAGCGGGTGGGTCTGCTCTATAGCGGCGCCCATGTCGCCCATGCCCATGCCCATGTGGTGCCGATGCACGACCTCCACGACCTGTCGTCGCAGGCCTATCTGAAGGACGGCGTGCTGGACTTCGCCAACGCCCCGCAATTGCGGCCCGAGGACGGCGCGCGCATCGCCGCCGAACTGGCCGCGAGCCTTTAGAAGGCTGCTGAAAAGCAGGCCGCCAGGGCGTCGGAACGGAAAATCGTTCCGGTTCGACCTGGGTCGCTGAAAAACAGGTCATTTGCGGGCAAGTCGAGGCGATTTTCCCACTTTCTGCCCATTGTGCCAACGTCGCAGGGTCTTTTTGGGCAGCCTGTCGGCGTGCTGCTG from Paracoccus aminovorans includes:
- a CDS encoding HIT family protein, with the protein product MSEDCLFCRIARGELPVHRVHEDAHILAFLDLHPIRPGHCLIIPKRHYPWFEDLPEALATRITGCAQRLARRMKALYAVERVGLLYSGAHVAHAHAHVVPMHDLHDLSSQAYLKDGVLDFANAPQLRPEDGARIAAELAASL